GAGACGGTCATATCAACCTGGCGGTAGTGACCGACCGTCACTTCGCAGCGGCCTGCCGGTTGCTAAAACTCGAGCACTTTCTCGACGAGGATCGCTTCATCGACAACACCTCGCGCCTGACCAATCGAGACTCTCTGGCCGAGGGTCTGCAGTCGGTTCTTGCCACCGAGTCCACCGACCACTGGATGAGTTTGCTCGGTGATGCCGGGCTGGCGGTCGGGCGGGTACTGGATTTCCAATCGGTCTTTACCGATCCCCAGGTCGTCCACAACCGAATGGTCGTCGAAGTCGAACACCCGGTGGCGGGCAAGGTCATGCTCACGGGTTCTCCTTTGCACGTTGACGGGGAACCCGCCCGTGCCACCGATCCACCTCCCGTCCTCGGGGCCGACAGCCGCCGCATCCTGCGATCCGCCGGCTTGTCGGACGATCGCATATCCGAACTCTTGTCCGAGGGTGCCGTCGCTATCGGCTCGTCTCCATGATCCGTTGTAGCGACGTCGGGCTGGCTAATGCGTTTCGCGATCGATCCCTGCCCGAAGGATCCCTTGTCTTCGTGGCCGAGCCCACCATTCCCGACGAATGGGCGGCTGTGGCGGCTGAGCTGTCAGAGGCGTTCGAGTTGTCCCAGGCCGCAGTTCGCAGTGGGGGAGCAGTGGCCTACCTCGTCAATAGTGACGACTTGTTGGGCCGGAGGGGGCCGGGTCGGGCGATGGTGGCGTGCGGATTGCTCTCGGCTGCCCGGTCTCTGGCGATTGAGAGTTCCAGGGCCGGCGTGCCGGTCAATGTGGTTGCCGTGAGCGAGAGCACATCGCCGGACATCGCTGGTTACTGGGTAGAAATGTTGTGTCGGCCCGACGGTCCCAACGGTGAATTGATCAGGTTGAGTGGCGACCACTTAGGGAAGACAATCCCATGAGCGACCCGGGGGTGGGGCCGGGAAAGGGAATTGCGGTGGTCACCGGCGCTGCCGGTGGGATCGGGCGAGCCATCTGTAGTCGATTGGCCGCCTCGGGCGCCACGATCGTGGCGGTAGACATCTCCGATCGGTTGGGTGAAGTCATCGCCGATCTCGAGGCCTCGGGTGCGGGGGTGATCGGGGTCGAAGCCGACCTGACAGTGGATGCCGGACTTGATGCCGTCCTCGAAGCCGTCGTAGGTCTCTCTGGCCCGCTTCGGACGATCGTCAACAGCGCCGGCATCACTCGTGACGCCCGCTTCGTCAACATGAGCTCTGCTGCCTTTCGATCGGTAATTGATGTGAACCTTGGAGCGGCTTACGGACTCATCAACAAGCTCAGACCGTGTTTCGAGTCCGGTGCCATCGTCAACATCAGTTCCCGTGCATATCTCGGAAGCTTCGGGCAGTTCAACTATTCGGCCTCCAAGGGAGGTCTGGTCGGCCTCACCCGCGCCCTTGCT
This Acidimicrobiia bacterium DNA region includes the following protein-coding sequences:
- a CDS encoding SDR family oxidoreductase; its protein translation is MSDPGVGPGKGIAVVTGAAGGIGRAICSRLAASGATIVAVDISDRLGEVIADLEASGAGVIGVEADLTVDAGLDAVLEAVVGLSGPLRTIVNSAGITRDARFVNMSSAAFRSVIDVNLGAAYGLINKLRPCFESGAIVNISSRAYLGSFGQFNYSASKGGLVGLTRALALDLAPGIRVNAVAPGLIDTEMSRAMPAGVLEKMVAAIPLGRMGLPEEVAEVVAFLASESSAYITGEVVPVAGGRSLSK
- a CDS encoding CoA transferase, yielding DGHINLAVVTDRHFAAACRLLKLEHFLDEDRFIDNTSRLTNRDSLAEGLQSVLATESTDHWMSLLGDAGLAVGRVLDFQSVFTDPQVVHNRMVVEVEHPVAGKVMLTGSPLHVDGEPARATDPPPVLGADSRRILRSAGLSDDRISELLSEGAVAIGSSP